Proteins co-encoded in one Nonlabens agnitus genomic window:
- a CDS encoding DUF7192 family protein — protein MSRPQKHTAQSSLGKYNYLLFDSVFAFNAFVDHEIQQLSKTNASRWNNVVQSTTQNLNSGTEWYGNPTPKDIEELNEHRTFSGMELVRKIQPQIKDRLAKYLDYLEDAALPKPKMTYNDRGLGVFSFERAAMAMFKNFPIDTRTPVNTAVSQMNIELDNHSINTSVKTVYAYFRDKQMSYPAMQLFIMAGGNANVQGDQLLYVGLACAELVEFLELRGISVEVNVMLGTSFSNQVAMACVRVKRFQDKLDKNQLLLISSDPRYFRFRGFKSLVALSNYFGLTIPSGLGSITTQMGTAFAKAINSKGFVFEQSYAMETAVKEVTQIIENYKTQLAV, from the coding sequence GTGAGTCGACCGCAAAAACATACCGCCCAAAGTTCCCTCGGCAAATACAACTATCTCTTATTTGATAGTGTGTTTGCCTTTAATGCGTTTGTAGATCACGAGATACAGCAACTTAGCAAGACAAACGCCTCACGGTGGAATAATGTGGTGCAAAGCACTACCCAAAACTTAAATTCTGGTACCGAATGGTATGGCAATCCTACGCCCAAAGATATTGAAGAACTTAATGAGCACCGTACCTTTTCTGGAATGGAACTCGTGAGAAAGATTCAGCCACAAATAAAGGACAGGCTTGCGAAGTATCTGGACTATTTAGAAGATGCTGCATTGCCTAAGCCTAAAATGACTTACAACGATCGCGGTCTGGGCGTGTTTTCATTTGAGCGTGCTGCGATGGCAATGTTTAAAAACTTTCCCATAGACACCAGAACACCTGTAAATACCGCCGTGAGCCAGATGAATATTGAGCTCGACAATCACAGTATCAACACATCTGTAAAGACGGTCTATGCCTATTTTCGGGACAAACAGATGTCCTATCCTGCGATGCAACTCTTCATTATGGCTGGCGGAAATGCAAACGTTCAGGGCGATCAACTGCTTTACGTTGGTCTTGCCTGTGCTGAGCTTGTGGAGTTTCTGGAGCTTCGTGGCATTTCGGTAGAGGTTAACGTGATGTTGGGCACTTCATTTAGCAATCAGGTGGCGATGGCTTGCGTGCGCGTGAAGCGATTTCAGGATAAACTGGATAAGAATCAGCTATTATTGATTAGTAGTGATCCGCGTTATTTTCGATTTCGTGGGTTCAAGAGCTTGGTGGCGTTGAGCAACTATTTTGGCTTGACCATTCCATCCGGTCTTGGCAGTATTACTACGCAAATGGGTACCGCTTTCGCGAAAGCGATCAACTCAAAAGGCTTCGTTTTTGAACAAAGCTACGCGATGGAAACCGCCGTCAAAGAAGTGACCCAAATCATAGAAAACTATAAAACCCAACTCGCTGTCTGA